AAGATTTCTACCTCCAAATGAAGACCTCTACTCATGTCTATAGATAGGTTAGACATGTTACATAAAAATTAATCTAAATATATTACCTTACAAAATGTACACTTAATTTCAACGTACCCAACAATTTTTGTTCCATCTCTTTGACTCGAAGGTCGGAGAAGTTTGTGAGAATAATCCCCCATCGTCCTTGAATGCATTTGATAGGTGCAAGTTTTGCACTTAAATTACCCAATGAAATAGCATAAGAGTATGCAAATATCGAGTAGATTTACGTGTTTTGACAGTTACTTATGTTATTGcaggaatcaagcatgagcgcATAACTGGTGACCAACAAAGAATAAATTAGATGCCGAAATAGAAAAATGAAGTGAACAAGAAAGCAAAGGGAGTGTGGGACAGAAGCAAGCACATGTGAAAAAAAAAGTAGCGTGCATGGCCACGCAGAAGCCACAGCCGCACGCCCATAGAAGAACAAAGACAACGCCAGTCACTCACCTGCACGGAATCCTGTATACAAGCGCCCGATGCCGACATCTATACAGGAATTTTTATGGGCTCTAAGAATTTGGAcacaaatataaatattgaaaccCTAGCGCAAAGAGGGGGGCCACAGTCATGCAAAAAAATCCATAGAACGGGAAAGAGAACGAGAACAAAGAACGAAGAACGAAGACTAAGAGCGCATCTACCAGGGATGGAGTCGCAACTCTGATTCGATTCTTCTTCTCTTTTTCTTAGTTAATTTTAGTCAATTAGTGATGTTGaagaacatgaatttattttgtcGCTTTTCATTCATGaactaattaatttaatctaGTGGACAATGTAGCTTGGTCAAATCTTTATTTATGAATTGTTGATTTATATATGAAAATTTCTTTttgtttaatttatatttcCGGATCTTATTGCTTTCAATTACTTGAGCACTAATTGGATTGTCATATGTAGTTGAGATCTATCTCTTGGGAGAGGGGATTTTGAATAGGACCATAAAAAAGATATCATTGGTGTTTAAAGAGTTCGGAAGACCTATAACTCCAACGAATCTATTAAAAGAATTATTGGGCTTTTGAAATTATTTGTCAAGCCCTGAGCCCGGGCCCGCGCCCGCGTAACTGTACAATGGGCCTCTATAGCagctacttcgtattcgtcatcgctttacgaaaatgattaatccaagttgctatagaagtccattataaactcattttaaatcttttaatttttaccatGTGGGACAAagggtatcacaatcacccctccttCTCGTCGCGACCTGATCCCTCGATCCACCAGCaccgagaatctagaggtggctcctacaggttcaagaTGTGGCTCTCATGCACGTTTCACTTTGCCCCGCAGGTTCAAGATGTGGCTCTCATGCACGTAACACTTTGCCCCGCATAACACTTATTTCCCGTGTTCCATGCCCGTGACCGGCTCTGATATcattctgtcacgccccgagcccgAACCTGAACCCGAGCCCGCACCTGCGTAACTGCACAATGGGCCTCTATAGCagctacttcgtattcgtcatcgctttacgaaaataattaacccaagttgctatagaagtccattgtaaatccattataaactcatttttaatttttaccatGTGAGACAAGGAGAATcacattatttattgtttgttTTGTAATAAGGATATTGAAATCGACTTTAGATAATGATTAATAGCATCACTTGGGAAATGGAGCATGAATAATTGAGATTTTTTTGGGTTGTAAACGAgttgaaattataaatttagatGTAAATGATAATTTAATATAGTAAAGAATAAGTGAAATCATATATctaaattcttattttcactGATTTTAAATCATTTGTGCGCTTTCATTAATTTTAGTtcataattaacaaaaaaaatttataattttttaaaataaagtctaatttttttcatcgtggtaattaatttttaattaaattacatcACCCATGTGATCGATATCTGTGCTCTACcgagtactaaaacttgacaccgtacacttaCGATAGTAAATATTGCATTTAATCTTATATGCATACTAAAACTGTaacgtctactcattttaaaagtacgaatatatatatatattatatatatatatattttaaaaagctcacatttttcgaaataacatttaaaataatcgtaattgtttgacagtaaaaataatgcaatttaaattaaacaaactcatccaaaatcatacgtaaacataaacgagtaaaaatcttaaaaattatCAACGTATGAAATGTTCATCTTCTCTAacatctcataaatcgtaatgcggaaaacatgcggtcctcgggtcgtgtcacctcATCAGTTCTGCCTAcccagagttcggcacctccagtcccctcaccATCAAGCTcgcctgcatcacacacgtctagtgagtctaaagactcgacacacctgtaccagaaataacaagtacatatacatggcatacaacagtgaaaaatatcatactcaacatatatttcgtgaacttaaaagcatgaacataaacgtgtcatgtaaaatcatatcgtgtcaaaatatgtcatctcatgtcatcatatacatatacattttctttcaattgaattcagttcattaggtctgactttcgtatcagctctatcgtatcagctctgttcgatggatccatctacgtgtaaccacggtaccgggcgacggggacatcagcgacaacattacccatccactgagccttggcatcagttcatcatatctcatgtcatcgtatacatatacatagtcAGTCATAACCAATTCTCATctttcaaaacgtgtcatcatattcaccatttaaataaaagcatgcatatacatacttttcctttaaaccaagcatacaacgtatttatcgtaattccataaaaatcatgaacatgatgcataaacatttaagacatgataaatttgtgctcaggacgctgacaggacaaaaatctcaccccaggtgcaaaataacgattttgcccctggaaacccaaaattaccattttaacccctggacctctaaattttttacccgaagcttaccaaactccttaaaatacctcaaaacatattataaacatttcttagacataaactcgagcatgtttcaaaacttaatcaattcgttttaaaacttggactggggtccagttttaatccgaatcgaaccgaaataCAACCAAATTTTCCCAACCTTTTTACCATGCCTTAACCTTACTAGACCAGCTCCTAAACTCTCAATTCCAGAGCCCCTAACTCCCGAAAGTCAGCCCTAAAGTTTCGGGAAATTCAGCTACTCTCCACCCCGATCTCTACTGCGGCCGCATTCCAAATAAACGATGCTAGCCTACAGCCGATGGAACCAGCCGTGAGCCAGCCTACCCTAGACCACTCTAGGACTCCTCTTGACCCAAAGAACACACGGCCCCAGCCCCATGCAGCATGCACCCTGAATACACACGCTAGGAACCAAACCACCCCAAATGTAACTCCCTCGCGCTAAGCTCCCTCTATCTGCTATAGGGGCCCGACCAGCGGTGTTAGGGTCTTCCCAGGTCATGGTTCGGACCTACCAGAGACAGGTTCAAGGCCTGGAACCAACCCCTCACTGACTACCTTCCTCCCACTGTCCGATCTCCATAACTTCGTACGATCCCGACGCTTTCTCACACCCTCGGCCACCCGCGGCTCTAGCAGCCTATCCCACTAGAAACCTTGACGTAGTTGACTCCTTAATCCATCGATCTAGCAGTCCCCTTTACACAAGATACAAGAGACGTGGGTGAATGATAAAAAACTTAAGAAAACTTGCAACCAAACCGTGCGATCTCTCAACAGGTTGCTGAATCGGGAGTTTTGTATAAGTTTAAACACACAACAACATGTATATGGCGTATGAGATGCAAAAGCGAGAGTACGTGGCGTGCCTGATGATTCTTTTGTGAACAAATGCTAGAAGGGTACACGACCGAGGCACGGGGAAAGCTTGAGCTCAAAGGAAATGGATAATCCGACTTCCTGGTTGATGCAGCTCACGAGGAGGTTTGTGAGTGGAGTGGGTGGGCGGCTGATAGGATTAATATTTAGGTTTAGGGTATGATTAAGTAATAATTAGGTAGTTAAATAATAGATAATGGACCCTAAGTTGAcatttaaaagtaaaaaaagagttttaagcccaataagcttaaaattaggctcattaagtccaaacacaatctcgaaaaatatttcgttttggtaagttcttgaaaatattagcagaaccctcaaaaagtcattcgattcgataaaatttatgtaccgctgaaaaatatgctccggcgggtaaaaatatccaacaaactCATTACTtgaaaaattacatttaaaacatcttatattaattaataaaaatctaatcatgtattaaaaataattttcctgataattcctcGGTCTCTGTTTCtcgatcgagcgcgaaatgcatctagaaatccttatgcatgaacttttaaaattaatcCTATCATGCAAGAATTATACACAAAAtgcacaaaaataattaaactaataatttaaatataatcctagattgcatgcattcaggttacgtgaattaaattcctggaccttacaaaaatattcataaataaaaagaGTAGTTTTAATAATGTCATGTTTGTGAGGGCTCGTCAAGATTTATTAGCATAAACAGCGAGTAAACAATTTCATTTTGGATCTgtagaaatttcggcatgacctctcTGTAAATAAgacatacaaaaaaatcaaaacaacacaACAACAATTTTATACTCGAAAATAGAGTACAATAGATCAAACAGAATACCAATAGTATGCAGAGCCAACCAGGCTCAATCACACCAAATAAAATCTAAcactaaaatatatatcaaCATACAAATATACGAGACATCTCCGAGGCAAATGACttcatatataatataaatatatgggAAAGAATTAACTCATTGTGCTCCACTGACTGAAACTCCGCCAGTTGGTCAATTTATTCTACTTAAGcaaattttattatgttattatCGAGTCTTGTTGATTCTATAATATTTTTGGTTTGTATATGTCATAATTGTGTTTGACCAACACTTGTTTATGTTAATTGTGTTATTGAGTGCATATGTTGTTTATTTTGGGTATTTGATTATGTCCTATTTACGAGAAGGTTATGTTGAAATTTTTATAGGGTCAAATGTAAATTTTTATCTTATTTTTCGTtgtttactaattaaatatgATCGCATATTAATAAATCGCTATTATGGATAACAAGGTTTAATATGTTTGtagaaaatgatttatatttaaacaatatattcgagagataaatgaagatttgaaatccatcatcatattatctataaatacataaaatattgatagaaaaatttgaaatccatttatgaatacaaaaataagaaaaataatctgaattcaaataaatagAAATTGAAATGGCTAGATCCAAAAGTATTAACGAGGGGAAGCTATGTGGCATTCTTTCTACAAAAGgaaacaaaatcaaaatgtggCAATCATATCTAAATATCCtactttaaaattattttatgctTATGATGAATTAAGTAGTCCACGAAAGGGAATGGATAATTAAATGAACACTTGAGAAAAACATCATATCCACGTtagaaatttatatatatagatactgataatatattaattgtttatttaatttaaaagtaaataaactaTACTATTTGAGTGCATAgtaacaaaaattaaaatatagtaTTGAGACCTGAGAttcctattttgtttttttaaagcAACGGAaagcattattatttttaaaaatttttgagaaatatttttaattcataaaatgcaaataaacatatctatattatttctttaattttttttccaaataatatattttgaacACACTTTCTTAACACAATCATTTCTATAATTTTTACATCACTGCCGAAACTATTTCTTTATAATCATATTCTAAACTAATATAACAAAatgttaattttaaattaaccataaactatatatttatacagagaaaataatccaaaattaccatactcattattttttttaattaattaatcttatgaaaattattttttagaaaacaTTATCAAGTCTTTTGggctttttaaataaatattataaattaaaaaaaaatttagaaatataacagattttaaaattttcaaaagaatATGATAAGGTGGGGTTTGTAACCCCGCTTCATTGAGGAGTCAGGGTCTGAGACCCCGACTGCTAATTGTGTTTTTCGAGGAGTCGGGGTTTAAGACCCCGACTCCTTGACCGCTACAGTAACCACCGCGAATCCCGGGACAAATATCTGATTGAAATATATTCATTGAATcctcttttgtttttttatgcTTTCTTCTCACTATATATGTATAACTTACATGACTAATAATTCATTCGTCCCACTATATATGTATAACTTACATGAATAATAATTCATTCGTATTGACATTGATGAAGGTGCATTCGACGATGATGTGGTAGTGTATTTTATAGCTGAATGTTGGTTATATATAAATGTATTTTTTCTTCAacattttgtttcaattttatttacatGTACTAATTTATctctttatttaaaataaattttggtgcTCTGTAAAAAAATCCGAACAAGTTAGATGAAGCATTTTTTTCTCCTATGATCTATAATTGAAGCTTTTATAGATGCTTATTATTTTCTACATGATTTtcttattgttgatattgtattatttatatgtagtgtgtaatattgtttaaaaaaaatgagtgCAAtggttaatttattaaaaaaaacttgTTTTTTCCTCTAAAATCCTTcactttaaatataatgaaaattttgactaaatgagaaataattttgtgatttttattaaatttcaggtatgtgatttttattaaaaaacttGATTTTACAAATACTAATTTATCTCTTTGTTTAAACTTAATTTTGCTAAAGTTAGACTGAAGTATTTTTGTTTTCTATACTCTGTAAGTGAAATTTTATAGATGCTTATTAATTCTACATGATTAtcttattgttgatattgtattatttatatgtTGTGTgtgatattatttaataaaatgacgacaatgtttaatttattaaaatgaaCTTTTGTTTTCCTCTAAAATCAATCACTTTACGATCATGGTTAATTTATTCAGAATTTCATAGTTTTATAACATATGTTGTGTTgtgattaattataattatattcaCGTAACACAGAAAATGGACACTATATCAGTGGCGTTGTATGTCAATGGTTATGTAGTTGCACAACAAGTAACTGTGGAATACAGCAAGCCTgctgtgaagatgatgatggtACCACGTTCCATAACTTATTCTGATTTGATGAAAAGATTGTATAAAAAGTTAAATATTAACAGCAAGGAATTTATGCTGAAGTTGACAACCAAATATGCCTACATGGAGATGACGCATAGAATAGAGTTTCAACTTTGTATCGAAGATGACGATAATTTACATTTTATGACATCTCAGATTGACCTGCGGTGTTTACATTTGTATATTGAGTCTGAGTCGGTACAAAATAATGTTTGTTCCAATGATCTAGAAGCCTACATCCCATGTATTACACAAGGATTTAGTACAATGGGCTTCGATGATGGAGGAGGCACTTCAAATGTTGTTGTGGGTGAAGATGAACAGCCAAATAATTGGGATCGATATGTGAATAATCATGTGGTTGAACAAACCATTCCATGGGCAGATGATGGGCGTAGATGGGAGTCTAGTGCAAGAAGAAGGTGTAATCCGTATGAAATTACTCCGTTCACATCATATGATGAACAAACGAGACGTGATTTCTTTATGGGTAGTTACCACGATGAGGATAGTGATGAAGATTCACCTTCCAACGATTCTGAAGATGGTAAtgttgatgaaaatgatgataataATGCATTTGAACGTGATGTCGGTTATTCACAAGTTCCAAATGAGGGTACATCATCTCAAGCATGGAGGCAAGGTACGGTGCCTGACAATATTCAAGCAGATAGGTCGATAATCTGTGAAGATCCACCATTTTTCAGCCAAGTGTACGATGAGCAAATTCCAGATTCTACAGATCTCCCATATGCAAGTCGCACGACCTTTTTACAACCCTGAAAGAGGCGATTTGTGCATCAACATGATATTCAAGGACAAAAAAGAACTGATTGCCAGTGTCAAGGACTACTCTGTTAGGGTCGCACGACGTGAGTACCGTCTCGTCCAAAGCTCACCGACGTTCTGGAAAGTTTGCTAGCAAAAATAAGTCTTCAACTATGCCATGTCATTGGGGTCTTACGAGCATCGCTCAAGGTGAAGTCGGGCTATTGGAAAATCACTAAGTATGGAGGGTCACATACGTGTATCTCTAGTCATGTCGGCCTTGACCATCATAACATGGACATGAACATGGTGGCAAACACTTTTGTGGGTATAGTTCGTTGTGACCTTTCATACGAAATCAAATATGTAATGCAATTGATTAAAGACAAATTAGGGTACAATATTTCGTATCACAAGGCATGGCATAGCTTGAGGCAATCTGTTGAGAATGTTTATGGAACATGGGAAAGTTCTGTTCGACGACTACCGAGATATATGGGCGCCCTCGTGAAGCACAATCCAGGCTCTATCGTTGAGTGGAAccatattgatacgtataatCCAACAGTGAAGATTTTGAACTATGTGTTTTGGGCATTCAGACCGTGCATAGATGGGTTTGAACATTGTCGTACGGTTATTAGCATTGACGGAACCCACTTATATACCAAGTACAAGCACAAAATGTTGATAGCAGTGGGATTGGATGCAAACAATCAGGTGTTGCCATTGGCTTTTTCGATTGTTGATGAAGAGACGTACGACTCATGGAAATGGTTTCTTGATAATCTAAGCAAACATGTCATTCGTGGGGCTAGAGGTATATGTCTTATCTCTGATAGGCATCGGTCTATTGTAAGCGCCGTGGATGATGTACCAGATTTCAAACCTCCTCGTGGAGTACATCGTTTTTGTTTGCGCCATGTATGCTCGAACTTCAACAATCAGTTTAAGAATGTTCATTTGAAAGATCTTTGTTGGCGAGCGGGCACTCAACATCAGATACGTAAGTTTGATGCCACAATGGATGCAATTAAAAACCTTAACCCGAATGCGTATcgatatttgtgtgggatttcaCGTGAGAAGTGGACGATGGCCCATGATGATGGATGGTGTCGTGGTGTGATGACGACAAATATGTCCGAGTGTTTGAATGGTGTGTTGAAGGGTGCAAGACGTCTTCCTATTTCAGCAATTGTGCAGTTAACAATTGGACGTTGTGTAAAATATTTCTTCGATCGTAAGGAAAGAATTACCTATATGGTGGCAAACAACCAACCGTGGCCTGATTTTGCATTCCACAAATACGAGAAATGGTCAATCAAATCAAGCAATCACAGTGTTAGCAGATACGAAATCAGTGACAAATCTGCATCCGTAGTAACACGAGGACGACTAGGACATAATGAACATGTACAAGTTGTGAACTTGAGTACTCGTGATTGCTCTTGCAGAAAATGGACAATTTTCGGAATACCTTGCTCTCATGCCATATGTACAGCAAAGTAGTACGGTTTGGACCCGATGGAATTAATGCAGCCGTGGTTTAGTATGCACCGATATGTTAAAACATATGAAGGAAGATTTATCCCAATACCAGATGAAGGATATTGGGATGACGCTGAATTTGAATTAAACCATAACCAATGTCGACGTGAAAAACGAAGAGCTGGTAGACATAGAACATCAAGGATACATAATGAGATGGATCGACCAACAACAAGAGAGAGACAGGCTTATGCACGTGGTGGTACATCATAACAATGGAGTTTCATGTGttgtttatcataataatattaaGATTTGTGTTGCAAGTGAAGTGTGGTTACGTGTATTACGAATGTGTAATATCAacagtttttaaataattgtagTTGTTGTTTTGGCtgtaattgatatttgattttttaCTTTGACTATTGATATTTTATTCTGTCAATAAATTTATATCatgttatatgatttatataagtataaaaatatgaaataaaaatatgatataaattTATATCATGTTATATGCACcgatatatcatattattttcaaataaaaatatcatagcacATCCAAAATACAAATACCAAAATAAAACAACAAACTACAATTGACGAGAATATGAAATCGACATGCATAGAGGATATACTAATACTAGTAGTAATAGAAATGGCTAGTGCCACAACCACGTGATATACGCACTCGTAGACTTCTTCGCAAGTTCAACTGTTCTGCTTCCATATCCGTATTATGTTCTGTCTCCGTATTGTGTTCTATGTTTAAACCATATGGATCATTAGCAGATGATGTGGCAGAAAATCCATGGAATGGAATCGGTGAAGTCAAATAGTTTGGACGCACTTCATGATTAAACGAGCGCACTTCATCATAAAACTGTCGATTGTCAGAATTTAGTAGATCAGTGAATGATACACTGTCAGCAACGTACGGAGTGTGAAAACCGTATTGCATTGATGGGCGATAGTCAACATTAGACACTGTTGATGGTCTATGTGACGTTCCAGACATGTCATGACCACGTGATGACCCACGCATGCAATGTCCATGTGAAGTGGCAGTGACATCGAATCCATGTGGTCTACGATGTTGCTGTGAACCAGATGAGCTACTAGAACCCGATTCACGTCGTCGACGACGGCTACATTCCTCACGATTTTGAAACGAGTTTCTACGTGGTATATCATGTTGCACTTCTTCTTCATTAGATACCCTATTCAGTGCCTCACGAAGACGTGAACCAATTCTCCAATCATCTTGAATGGCTTCCTCAAGTGCCTCCCTCGATTGTTCATGTACGCTAAGCCCTCTGAATCGATTTGTGAGTGTGGTTGCTTCCTCGTCCTATGTAGCACAAATCATATCAATTAAGAAAACATTAGAAAATAAGTACAAATAATTTACTTTGATAAATTTGCATTAACACTAACCACAATGGCTCGGAAATATGCTTGTCCACTGGAGTAACCAATTCCTTCGCTATTTGGAGAAATGAATCGTATAGTGATGTTGTCGTACCATTTCTTATATTGATAGTCCACCATCATGTGTCCAGAGACGAGCATATCCTCCACGATATGTGTTTCCTTATTTTTCCATATCTCAATCGGACCACTATGAAATTCTTTCCAATCAAAATTACGATGTCCTACTCGGGACAAGTTGTGTAGATCATCCCCATCAGTTGCGGGTTCGGGAATTCGTTGTCGCATTCCAAATTGACGCAACGCCCGATTTGGACGATACATTTCCACAATATCAAAACAAATTAGAGGGCATACACATCGCCATATTTCCCCTTGATGTCCTGTGATGAATGCTAGCACATCGAGCGCTTCAAAATTGTAAACAGTCCAATTAAACtgcaattaataaaaaaatgtaaaatcaaTATGAGTGTTAATTGAATGTTAGTATTAATATTGATGAATATTGATTGATAAACACCTGACCATCTTCCATAAGATCAAGTATCTCACGTATAATACGTACTGAGTGGGTAGATGTATGAGTATGACTAAAATGACGAGCCCAcctaaacaaacaaacaaaagtaatttcaaatatttttgtaaCTCAAATGCTAAATTGATTTGCAAAAATTTACCTTGCACTATAAAGAGCAATTGGAAGAATTGTATCATAGTCGTTATCATTTACATCGGGGGCTGCAGGAACAATATGGCAAAAACCATGTACATCAGGACTAAGCGATGTCATCCTGCTCTATGCCCAAACCTGCATTAAAGAAAGCACCATTAACAAAGGCCTACAAATTATTTTTGGCTTACAAAATTGTGAAATTATTATAGACAAAATAATAAAGCTACCTGTAAGATCAACAAAGGCCCACAAATTATTTTCCTCCCTATAATTGATGATTTACATAACTCGCGATACAGGAAGGATAATACAGCGCTTCCCCAACTATACCTACTCACCCGTGGAATATTAAGAAGTAGCTGCAAATACATAAGACTCACAACACCACCACGAGAATCAGGGAACATGCATCCTCCAATTACCATCAGGGCAATACATCGAGTATATTGCACCACCTCCAAGTCTGAACTGTCGTTGTCAATCTGATTTTCTCTGCAGTGTGCGTCTAAAACAGATATCGATAAGCGTCCTCCAGTCACTAAAGATGCAGTGGGTGCAAAACCTAGTAACTCGACACATTTTTGACGCCATTCTTCAGCCGTGTGACTCATGTCGGTTCCCGTTACAGGTTGAGCCTTAATATTCAAATCCCATATTATTTCAACATCCTGGAGTGTGACGGTGGCTTCACCAACACGTAGGTGGAATGTATGAGTCTCACGTCTCCACCTCTCAACTAAAGCTGTAATTAGATGATTGTCAATAGGTCGAAAGCCACATCAGAGAACACCATATAACCCCATCTCATTCAAGAGGGTCAGAACACGATTGTGAATTAAGCCAGAACTATAAAGTTTCGAAATTCTGTTATTCGATCGTCTGACTTCTAAAATGGTATCGATATTATTGCTTGATATTGTTCTTGAGATATGAGTCTCCTGCAAGTGAAGGACACTAGGGTCGACCGGTTTGATATATGCCCCCATCTTGTAAAAAATAACaagaataatttattattaattagaaataataatattccttcaaaaaaatagaaataataatacaaaattataattatatttttaaaattacaatat
The sequence above is a segment of the Primulina tabacum isolate GXHZ01 chromosome 6, ASM2559414v2, whole genome shotgun sequence genome. Coding sequences within it:
- the LOC142550128 gene encoding uncharacterized protein LOC142550128 — translated: MDMNMVANTFVGIVRCDLSYEIKYVMQLIKDKLGYNISYHKAWHSLRQSVENVYGTWESSVRRLPRYMGALVKHNPGSIVEWNHIDTYNPTVKILNYVFWAFRPCIDGFEHCRTVISIDGTHLYTKYKHKMLIAVGLDANNQVLPLAFSIVDEETYDSWKWFLDNLSKHVIRGARGICLISDRHRSIVSAVDDVPDFKPPRGVHRFCLRHVCSNFNNQFKNVHLKDLCWRAGTQHQIRKFDATMDAIKNLNPNAYRYLCGISREKWTMAHDDGWCRGVMTTNMSECLNGVLKGARRLPISAIVQLTIGRCVKYFFDRKERITYMVANNQPWPDFAFHKYEKWSIKSSNHSVSRYEISDKSASVVTRGRLGHNEHVQVVNLSTRDCSCRKWTIFGIPCSHAICTAK
- the LOC142550129 gene encoding uncharacterized protein LOC142550129, translating into MTSLSPDVHGFCHIVPAAPDVNDNDYDTILPIALYSARWARHFSHTHTSTHSVRIIREILDLMEDGQFNWTVYNFEALDVLAFITGHQGEIWRCVCPLICFDIVEMYRPNRALRQFGMRQRIPEPATDGDDLHNLSRVGHRNFDWKEFHSGPIEIWKNKETHIVEDMLVSGHMMVDYQYKKWYDNITIRFISPNSEGIGYSSGQAYFRAIVDEEATTLTNRFRGLSVHEQSREALEEAIQDDWRIGSRLREALNRVSNEEEVQHDIPRRNSFQNREECSRRRRRESGSSSSSGSQQHRRPHGFDVTATSHGHCMRGSSRGHDMSGTSHRPSTVSNVDYRPSMQYGFHTPYVADSVSFTDLLNSDNRQFYDEVRSFNHEVRPNYLTSPIPFHGFSATSSANDPYGLNIEHNTETEHNTDMEAEQLNLRRSLRVRISRGCGTSHFYYY